Proteins from a single region of Flaviflexus salsibiostraticola:
- a CDS encoding GNAT family N-acetyltransferase — MRSSCRRMPRNTGRDQILVRLSSGETIVDFRKAVNDVRLPLVMPSSPPAHGAVHLRAFRADDVPMLQDLATDPYVPMTGTLPARADRAQALAYIDRQHERLATGAGYSFCVALRDSDEGVGQAGLSLTAIEAGRASAGYAVAPQFRGSGVAAQALTALTDFAWTLLELQRIELYIEPWNIASRRTAETAGYEPEGLVKQHQVIGGRRVDMLLHSAVRSPRQLSAEV; from the coding sequence ATGAGATCATCCTGCCGCAGGATGCCCCGCAATACGGGCCGTGACCAGATTCTCGTGAGGCTCAGTTCCGGAGAAACGATCGTCGACTTCAGAAAGGCTGTAAATGACGTGAGGCTCCCGTTGGTCATGCCCTCGTCGCCACCCGCGCATGGCGCCGTTCATCTGAGAGCCTTCAGGGCCGATGACGTCCCCATGCTGCAGGACCTGGCGACCGATCCTTACGTGCCGATGACCGGCACGCTGCCGGCGCGCGCGGACCGCGCTCAGGCACTCGCCTACATCGACAGGCAGCACGAACGCCTCGCGACCGGTGCGGGCTACTCCTTCTGCGTGGCGCTTCGCGATTCGGATGAGGGGGTGGGCCAGGCCGGTCTGTCGCTCACGGCGATTGAGGCGGGCCGAGCGTCCGCCGGGTATGCGGTCGCGCCCCAGTTCAGGGGGAGTGGCGTCGCCGCACAGGCCCTGACCGCGCTCACCGACTTCGCGTGGACGCTGCTGGAGCTGCAGCGCATCGAGCTTTACATTGAGCCGTGGAACATCGCGTCGCGACGCACGGCGGAGACTGCAGGATATGAGCCTGAAGGACTGGTGAAACAGCATCAGGTGATTGGGGGACGGCGGGTCGATATGCTGCTGCACTCCGCAGTTCGATCCCCACGGCAGTTGAGCGCCGAAGTCTGA
- a CDS encoding GlsB/YeaQ/YmgE family stress response membrane protein: MGIIATIIVGAIIGALARLFMKGDQNIGMIWTIILGAGGTALGWWLVEGPMGSDSTILKWVVSIVLAIVLISLYIGITNRGSSSRRTRM; this comes from the coding sequence ATGGGTATCATTGCGACAATCATTGTCGGCGCCATCATCGGCGCCCTCGCCCGTCTGTTCATGAAGGGCGATCAGAACATCGGAATGATCTGGACGATCATCCTCGGCGCCGGCGGCACTGCCCTCGGCTGGTGGCTCGTCGAAGGCCCGATGGGCTCCGACTCCACGATCCTCAAGTGGGTCGTGTCGATCGTCCTCGCCATTGTTCTCATCTCTCTCTACATCGGTATCACCAACCGCGGAAGCAGCAGCCGCCGCACGCGAATGTAG
- a CDS encoding EamA family transporter: MKNVSAMLLSGLSQYVGASIAVGLFVLASGTAVGWGRIFFAALFLLAWRRPWRYPHKRRALAFGLALGAMNILFYLAIARIPIGTAVALEFLGPVLLASTARTKRSTISVILVAVGVFLISWMGLDLTDPDVALGFFFALAAGLCWIAYMLLGKSVAGFDRGIDGLAVAMAGAAIVYSPLAVPELISLRPDAAFWLTLVFVAVLSSAVPYVIDQLVLRNVPATTFAILNSILPAMSTVVAFAMLRQLPTVGELLGLLLISIAVFVSSYRPAVRNISRQADK, translated from the coding sequence GTGAAGAACGTGTCTGCCATGCTCCTGTCGGGGCTCTCCCAATACGTCGGCGCCTCGATCGCTGTGGGACTCTTCGTGCTCGCGTCGGGCACCGCCGTTGGCTGGGGGCGGATCTTCTTCGCCGCCCTCTTCCTCCTCGCCTGGCGCAGGCCGTGGCGTTACCCGCACAAGCGCAGGGCGCTCGCCTTCGGGCTGGCGCTCGGGGCGATGAATATTCTGTTCTACCTGGCGATCGCTCGGATCCCGATCGGAACGGCCGTTGCCCTCGAGTTCCTCGGACCCGTTCTCCTTGCGAGTACGGCGCGGACGAAGCGATCGACGATATCCGTCATCCTCGTCGCGGTCGGTGTCTTCCTCATCTCGTGGATGGGGCTCGACCTCACCGACCCCGACGTGGCGCTCGGATTCTTCTTCGCACTCGCGGCTGGGCTCTGCTGGATCGCCTACATGCTGCTCGGCAAGAGTGTCGCGGGATTCGACAGGGGCATTGATGGCCTCGCGGTGGCGATGGCGGGAGCCGCAATCGTCTACAGCCCGCTCGCGGTGCCGGAGCTGATCAGTCTCCGTCCCGACGCGGCATTCTGGCTCACCCTCGTGTTCGTCGCCGTGCTCTCGTCCGCCGTTCCCTATGTCATCGACCAGCTCGTCCTGCGAAACGTACCCGCCACGACATTCGCGATCCTCAACTCGATCCTGCCGGCCATGAGCACTGTCGTCGCCTTCGCCATGCTGCGCCAGCTGCCGACGGTCGGCGAGCTCCTCGGCCTGCTTCTCATCTCGATCGCGGTGTTCGTATCAAGCTATCGACCGGCAGTCCGCAACATTTCACGGCAGGCTGATAAATAA
- a CDS encoding endonuclease/exonuclease/phosphatase family protein: MQSRGSLRVLSLNLQQGRPRDHFARGLSQIAALRPDVVLLQEADRGVLTSRCVDHTTQVARACGLEYSQFLPGRSTWATVLPLVRPRPTRPGERGTGVGIASRYPATWHHHHLTTSRPLPRMRNMHVDMDQPRQVLAGTLDVGGQRVTVASTHLSWHEGVGEDQLRQAEAFLHTLPGPWVLGGDFNQRENRSIWPSLVNGKTYPADRPRFQLDYIVASLEAEEASIERFAFSDHRGVFAAIALPA; the protein is encoded by the coding sequence ATGCAGTCGAGGGGTAGCCTGCGGGTTCTCTCACTCAATCTGCAGCAGGGCAGGCCCCGGGACCATTTCGCCCGGGGCCTGTCCCAGATTGCGGCGCTGCGGCCCGATGTCGTCCTCCTCCAGGAGGCGGATCGAGGCGTCCTCACGTCCCGCTGTGTCGATCACACAACGCAGGTCGCCCGGGCGTGCGGGCTCGAGTACTCGCAGTTCCTTCCCGGCCGCAGCACGTGGGCCACGGTTCTGCCGCTCGTCCGGCCGAGGCCGACCCGACCAGGGGAGCGGGGAACCGGCGTCGGCATCGCCTCCCGCTACCCCGCCACGTGGCACCATCACCACCTGACAACGTCGAGGCCCCTGCCCCGCATGAGGAACATGCATGTCGACATGGATCAGCCGAGGCAGGTCCTCGCGGGCACGCTCGACGTCGGAGGGCAGCGGGTGACGGTCGCCTCAACCCACCTGTCGTGGCATGAGGGAGTGGGGGAGGATCAGCTCCGCCAGGCGGAGGCCTTCCTTCACACACTGCCCGGACCGTGGGTGCTGGGAGGCGACTTCAACCAGCGCGAGAACAGATCGATCTGGCCGAGCCTCGTGAATGGGAAGACCTACCCCGCCGATAGGCCCCGCTTCCAGCTCGACTACATCGTTGCCAGCCTCGAGGCAGAAGAGGCCTCCATCGAGCGGTTCGCCTTCTCCGACCATCGCGGTGTCTTCGCCGCCATCGCCCTCCCCGCCTGA
- the msrB gene encoding peptide-methionine (R)-S-oxide reductase MsrB translates to MSDTNFLTLSDNEWRERLDPISYQVLRQAGTERPGTGRLLDEGREGTYACKACGTELFEAGTKFDAHCGWPSFYEAKDDAVTFIEDRTHGMVRTEVRCAACDSHLGHIFPDAPQTPTGNRYCMNSVSLTFIPADGGDAVEG, encoded by the coding sequence ATGAGCGACACCAACTTCCTGACACTGTCCGATAACGAATGGCGTGAGCGGCTCGACCCGATCTCCTACCAGGTTCTCCGTCAGGCCGGGACGGAACGTCCGGGCACGGGCCGACTGCTCGACGAGGGGCGCGAGGGCACCTACGCCTGCAAGGCGTGCGGCACCGAGCTCTTCGAGGCCGGTACGAAGTTCGATGCACACTGCGGCTGGCCGAGCTTCTACGAGGCGAAGGACGACGCCGTCACCTTCATTGAGGACCGCACCCATGGCATGGTCCGCACGGAGGTCCGCTGTGCGGCGTGCGATTCGCACCTTGGCCACATCTTCCCCGATGCTCCGCAGACCCCGACGGGCAACCGCTACTGCATGAACTCCGTCTCCCTCACCTTCATCCCTGCCGATGGTGGAGATGCAGTCGAGGGGTAG
- a CDS encoding mechanosensitive ion channel family protein has translation MKALLHLASTVDPTEDPSGEMTLEQGVEQAVTVTVDIVSIIGSALIGAAIGLLTAILLIVIAQVAGRRHPILEPAPGPPKRPLQLTLMLAGAWIGFSLSSEPAAGEVEPGWRHPIFHIGLILIIIAGTWFVASLVVGFEAAVLRHVERTATKRAKRIQTQFQIVRRVLVALVWTFGIGGVLITFPSARAAGTSLFASAGLISVIAGLAAQSTLGNVFAGLQVAFSDSLRVDDVVIINGEYCVVEEITLTYVVVRVWDGRRLIVPSSKLTTETFENWTRRDTDMLGKVYFDLDWQVPVDAMRSEMHRCLNETDLWDGRTAVLQVDSAENGRVRIAILVSAADSATLTDLRNYTREHMVKWIQEKVPRALPYTRSLYASIEDLEAAVAEYPDPKELIDEEPPVEKPRTPQKDVDLEETVVLPTDYLPHRRSLAARSPVERSEDELSSTPHTATDVKPGHEASLFTGSAQAEERKKGFSGPGEEAIAERERRAAQRNAVDDDGATDNDSEETR, from the coding sequence ATGAAGGCTTTACTGCACCTTGCGTCCACGGTCGACCCCACCGAGGATCCGTCGGGGGAGATGACGCTTGAGCAGGGTGTCGAGCAGGCTGTGACCGTGACGGTCGACATCGTCAGCATCATCGGCTCAGCGCTCATCGGTGCCGCGATCGGCCTCCTGACCGCCATCCTCCTCATCGTCATCGCACAGGTGGCGGGCCGCCGGCACCCGATCCTGGAGCCCGCCCCTGGGCCGCCGAAGCGTCCGCTGCAGCTGACCCTCATGCTCGCCGGTGCCTGGATCGGATTCTCGCTCAGCAGCGAGCCCGCGGCCGGGGAGGTGGAACCGGGCTGGCGCCACCCGATCTTCCATATCGGCCTCATCCTCATCATCATCGCGGGCACGTGGTTCGTCGCCAGCCTCGTCGTCGGCTTTGAGGCGGCGGTCCTTCGCCACGTCGAACGGACGGCGACGAAGAGGGCGAAGCGGATCCAGACCCAGTTCCAGATCGTGCGACGCGTCCTCGTGGCGCTCGTGTGGACGTTCGGCATCGGCGGAGTCCTCATCACCTTCCCGTCGGCAAGGGCCGCGGGGACATCCCTCTTCGCGTCGGCCGGCCTCATCTCCGTCATCGCCGGCCTCGCCGCCCAGTCGACGCTGGGCAATGTGTTCGCGGGCCTCCAGGTCGCCTTCTCCGATTCCCTCCGTGTCGATGATGTCGTCATCATCAACGGCGAGTATTGCGTCGTTGAGGAGATCACCCTCACCTATGTTGTGGTTCGGGTGTGGGATGGTCGGCGCCTCATCGTCCCCTCCTCCAAATTGACGACAGAGACGTTCGAGAACTGGACGAGACGCGACACCGACATGTTGGGCAAGGTCTACTTCGATCTCGACTGGCAGGTCCCGGTCGATGCGATGAGGTCGGAGATGCACAGGTGCCTGAACGAGACCGACCTATGGGATGGCAGGACTGCCGTCCTCCAGGTCGACTCCGCGGAGAATGGGCGCGTCCGCATCGCCATCCTCGTCTCGGCCGCCGACTCGGCGACGCTGACCGACCTGCGCAACTACACGCGCGAGCACATGGTCAAATGGATCCAGGAGAAGGTGCCGAGGGCTCTGCCGTATACCCGCAGCCTGTACGCGTCGATCGAGGATCTCGAGGCGGCCGTGGCCGAGTACCCGGATCCGAAGGAGCTCATCGATGAGGAGCCCCCCGTCGAGAAGCCGCGCACCCCGCAGAAGGACGTCGACCTCGAGGAGACCGTCGTCCTCCCCACCGATTACCTGCCGCACCGCCGATCTCTTGCGGCCCGCAGCCCCGTGGAGCGCTCCGAGGACGAGCTGTCCTCGACCCCGCACACGGCGACGGACGTCAAGCCCGGCCACGAGGCATCCCTCTTCACGGGATCGGCCCAGGCAGAGGAGCGGAAGAAGGGGTTCTCCGGGCCCGGCGAGGAGGCGATCGCCGAACGCGAACGCAGGGCTGCGCAGAGGAACGCAGTGGACGATGATGGGGCAACAGACAATGACTCTGAGGAGACGAGATGA
- a CDS encoding very short patch repair endonuclease: protein MDRPKPSSYTAQQTMKANRRRDTRAELAVRRLLHRAGARYRVDYAPDPADRRQKADIVFTRARIAVFIDGCFWHGCPQHYIPPRSNADYWLSKIEGNRKRDADTSAHLKAVGWRVLRFWEHEDPAAIVEQILQELITARAGRSAAVLKAEETGQEGVDR from the coding sequence ATGGACAGGCCGAAGCCGTCGTCGTACACCGCCCAGCAGACGATGAAGGCGAATAGGCGCCGGGATACGAGGGCAGAGCTCGCCGTCAGGCGCCTCCTTCATCGCGCCGGCGCTCGGTACCGCGTCGATTACGCTCCTGATCCTGCCGACCGTAGGCAGAAGGCCGACATCGTCTTCACTCGGGCACGGATCGCGGTCTTCATCGACGGATGCTTCTGGCATGGCTGCCCGCAGCACTACATCCCACCGAGGTCGAACGCCGACTACTGGCTTTCGAAGATTGAGGGCAATAGGAAGAGGGACGCAGACACCTCCGCACACCTGAAGGCCGTGGGGTGGCGGGTCCTGCGGTTCTGGGAGCACGAAGACCCCGCCGCCATCGTCGAGCAGATCCTGCAGGAGCTGATCACCGCCCGAGCAGGCCGCTCCGCTGCGGTGCTCAAAGCGGAGGAGACTGGGCAGGAGGGGGTCGACCGCTGA
- a CDS encoding GNAT family N-acetyltransferase, with the protein MSITLEVPDPAEVAFVHSLTRSRVAGSFQGTRLIIKVDGAAAGVGLISSHDANANLLVVRADASHDLEETGLALLAERALSRSKTSTVTLHHTPVRPDDTDSAAHPLDQREWALTQSLIVEDFGNADSPGIAALCRAEGWRTYADPDVAAQGCAAPGVTTLVVRNTLTGTVAGFAQVLSDGIAQGYLAQLIVHAAYRRIGLARTLVEKVYARSGAKRLDLLTDDAQAFYDSFTGEAKPGYRIYPGS; encoded by the coding sequence ATGTCGATCACACTTGAGGTGCCGGATCCCGCTGAGGTGGCCTTCGTGCACTCACTCACGCGCAGCCGCGTTGCGGGCAGCTTCCAGGGCACGCGACTCATCATCAAAGTTGACGGCGCCGCCGCCGGCGTCGGCCTCATCTCCTCACATGACGCGAACGCGAATCTGCTCGTCGTACGGGCGGACGCCAGTCATGACCTCGAGGAAACCGGGCTGGCGCTTCTCGCGGAGCGAGCCCTGTCGCGATCGAAGACCTCGACGGTTACCCTCCACCACACACCAGTACGACCGGATGACACCGACAGCGCCGCCCACCCGCTCGATCAGCGGGAGTGGGCCCTCACCCAGTCACTGATTGTTGAGGACTTCGGCAATGCAGACTCCCCCGGCATCGCAGCCCTCTGCCGCGCCGAGGGCTGGCGGACATACGCCGATCCGGACGTCGCGGCACAGGGTTGCGCAGCTCCCGGGGTGACGACACTCGTCGTGCGCAACACCCTGACCGGCACCGTCGCGGGCTTCGCGCAGGTGCTGTCGGATGGGATCGCCCAGGGCTACCTCGCCCAGCTCATCGTCCACGCCGCCTACCGTCGAATCGGCCTGGCCCGAACGCTCGTCGAAAAGGTCTACGCCAGGAGCGGCGCGAAGCGTCTCGACCTGCTGACGGACGACGCGCAGGCCTTCTATGACTCCTTCACGGGCGAGGCGAAGCCCGGTTACCGGATCTATCCGGGTTCCTGA
- a CDS encoding ExeM/NucH family extracellular endonuclease codes for MVSAPTPQNSAGTGGGTDPDPDPDPDPTTVTIAEIQGTGSATPLNGQKVTTDGVVTAVYPTGGFNGFYMQTPGTGGEIGDASHGIFVYTASAPTVEVGQYISVTGTAGEYYTLTQLSSPTITVLDEAFEAPTPAVVTPVDLTTDAQRERLEGMLLDVAEVQFTVTDTYETNRYGSVALAMDDAPLPTATDIYHPVHEKALHDALVAENLQKMITLDDGTSRDYTSFSNNNHQLPLPYISITDPVRVGADAQINEPVILDYRFQWNLQPTVPVTGENDDFVAFENTRVADAPVVGGDVTIATFNVLNYFTTLGTDLVGCTSYNDRQGNPITVRGGCQARGAFNAENLARQEGKIVSAIQELDASIVGIQEIEMSAAFGKNRDAALADLVAALNADAGFDKWGYAASPAQLPTNEDVIRLAFIYQVDEVAPTEDSKILIGSAAFGNAREPLGQAWQALDAAGEPVGEEFATINNHFKSKGSGTDDGTGQGNANPDRIAQAQALVAFADAEYGDMPVFLVGDFNSYSAEDPLRVLEAAGYTNLLRAQSALHDTHFYTYTFGKRVGSLDHIFASAEGSEWVTDAAVWNINSVEAIALEYSRYNYNVADLFEENSPFRSSDHDPIVVGLDIPGVNDVVVVSPEAPTFEDNVITIPEVEGVEYLIGDAVVEAGTVAITEDTTVTARAIEGYVLADDAVTEWTFEYVAPLVEVTPVAPAFEDNVITIPEVEGVEYLIGGAVVEAGTVAITEDTTVTARAAEGYVLADDAVTEWTFEYVAPLVEVTPVAPAFEDNVIVIPEVEGVEYLIGGAVVEAGTVAITEDTTVTARAAEGYVLADDAVTEWTFEYVAPLVEVTPVAPAFEDNVIVIPEVEGVEYLIGGAVVEAGTVAITEDTTVTARAAEGYVLADDAVTEWTFEYVAPLVEVTPVAPAFEDNVITIPEVEGVEYLIGGAVVEAGTVAITEDTTVTARAAEGYVLADDAVTEWTFEYVAPLVEVTPVAPAFEDNVITIPEVEGVEYLIGGAVVEAGTVAITEDTTVTARAAEGYVLADDAVTEWTFEYVAPQPAPAPRGNVFFIANDWTSHYAELVFSFGRRGDEVFAGDWDGDGKDTLAVRRGNTFYGNNELVGGNAEVSFNYGRVGDEVLVGDWNGDGKDTFGVRRGNTFYLNSELVGGNAEIQFDYGRAGDQVFAGDWDNDGVDTLMVRRGTTFYVNNELVGGHAEMSFVYGRAGDDVYVGDFDGDGYDTIAVRRGNVFYVNNELEGGHADHEIAYGRAGDKVLIGDWDGDGIDTPAVNRIV; via the coding sequence TTGGTCTCGGCACCTACCCCGCAGAACTCCGCTGGCACCGGTGGTGGCACCGACCCCGATCCGGATCCTGATCCGGATCCCACAACTGTCACGATCGCCGAGATCCAGGGCACCGGTAGCGCGACGCCTCTCAACGGCCAGAAGGTCACGACCGATGGCGTTGTCACGGCCGTGTACCCGACCGGCGGCTTCAACGGATTCTACATGCAGACCCCGGGCACTGGTGGAGAGATCGGCGATGCGTCGCACGGCATCTTCGTCTACACGGCTTCCGCCCCCACCGTCGAGGTCGGACAGTACATCTCCGTCACGGGCACGGCCGGTGAATACTACACGCTGACGCAGCTCTCCAGCCCGACCATCACCGTGCTGGATGAGGCATTCGAGGCACCGACTCCCGCGGTCGTCACGCCTGTTGACCTCACGACGGACGCTCAGCGCGAGCGCCTCGAGGGCATGCTGCTTGATGTTGCCGAGGTGCAGTTCACCGTCACCGATACGTACGAGACCAACCGATACGGTTCGGTCGCGCTTGCGATGGACGATGCTCCGCTCCCCACCGCGACGGACATCTACCACCCGGTTCACGAGAAGGCTCTGCACGATGCCCTCGTCGCCGAGAACCTGCAGAAGATGATCACGCTGGATGATGGTACGTCGCGCGATTACACGAGTTTCAGCAACAACAACCACCAGCTCCCGCTGCCTTACATCAGCATCACCGATCCGGTTCGCGTCGGCGCCGACGCCCAGATCAACGAGCCGGTCATCCTCGACTACCGCTTCCAGTGGAACCTTCAGCCCACGGTGCCGGTGACGGGCGAGAACGACGACTTCGTCGCGTTCGAGAACACCCGGGTGGCTGACGCCCCCGTGGTCGGCGGAGATGTCACCATCGCCACCTTCAACGTTCTCAACTACTTCACCACCCTCGGTACCGACCTTGTTGGATGCACCTCCTACAACGACCGTCAGGGCAACCCGATCACGGTGAGGGGTGGCTGCCAGGCTCGCGGTGCGTTCAACGCAGAGAACCTTGCACGCCAAGAGGGCAAGATCGTCTCCGCCATCCAGGAGCTCGACGCCTCCATCGTCGGCATCCAGGAGATCGAGATGTCTGCCGCATTCGGAAAGAACCGCGACGCGGCGCTTGCGGACCTGGTTGCAGCGCTCAACGCTGACGCCGGCTTCGACAAGTGGGGCTACGCCGCCTCGCCGGCTCAGCTTCCGACGAACGAAGACGTCATTCGTCTCGCCTTCATCTACCAGGTTGACGAGGTCGCTCCGACCGAGGATTCGAAGATCCTCATCGGCAGCGCCGCGTTCGGCAATGCTCGTGAGCCGCTCGGCCAGGCATGGCAGGCACTCGATGCTGCCGGCGAGCCGGTCGGCGAGGAGTTCGCGACAATCAACAACCACTTCAAGTCGAAGGGGTCCGGCACGGACGACGGAACGGGCCAGGGCAACGCCAACCCGGACCGCATCGCCCAAGCCCAGGCGCTTGTCGCCTTCGCTGATGCGGAGTACGGCGATATGCCGGTCTTCCTCGTCGGTGACTTCAACTCGTACTCTGCTGAGGATCCGCTCCGGGTTCTCGAGGCGGCGGGTTACACCAACCTCCTGCGCGCTCAGAGTGCCCTCCACGACACTCACTTCTACACGTACACCTTCGGCAAGCGTGTCGGGTCCCTCGACCACATCTTCGCCAGTGCAGAGGGTTCCGAGTGGGTGACCGACGCGGCGGTGTGGAACATCAACTCCGTTGAGGCGATCGCCCTCGAGTACTCGCGCTACAACTACAACGTGGCCGACCTCTTCGAGGAGAACAGCCCGTTCCGTTCGTCGGACCACGACCCCATCGTCGTAGGACTCGACATTCCCGGCGTCAACGATGTCGTCGTCGTCAGCCCCGAGGCTCCGACCTTCGAGGACAACGTCATCACCATCCCTGAGGTTGAGGGAGTTGAGTACCTGATCGGCGACGCTGTCGTCGAGGCCGGTACGGTGGCGATCACCGAGGACACGACTGTGACTGCACGCGCCATTGAGGGCTATGTCCTCGCGGACGATGCGGTGACGGAGTGGACCTTCGAGTACGTTGCTCCTCTTGTTGAGGTGACTCCTGTTGCTCCGGCCTTCGAGGATAACGTCATCACCATTCCTGAGGTTGAGGGTGTTGAGTACCTGATCGGCGGCGCTGTTGTCGAGGCCGGTACGGTGGCGATCACGGAGGACACGACTGTGACTGCGCGTGCTGCCGAGGGTTATGTCCTCGCGGACGATGCGGTGACGGAGTGGACCTTCGAGTACGTTGCTCCTCTTGTTGAGGTGACTCCTGTTGCTCCGGCCTTCGAGGATAACGTCATCGTCATTCCTGAGGTTGAGGGTGTTGAGTACCTGATCGGCGGCGCTGTTGTCGAGGCCGGTACGGTGGCGATCACGGAGGACACGACTGTGACTGCGCGTGCTGCCGAGGGTTATGTCCTCGCGGACGATGCGGTGACGGAGTGGACCTTCGAGTACGTTGCTCCTCTTGTTGAGGTGACTCCTGTTGCTCCGGCCTTCGAGGATAACGTCATCGTCATTCCTGAGGTTGAGGGTGTTGAGTACCTGATCGGCGGCGCTGTTGTCGAGGCCGGTACGGTGGCGATCACGGAGGACACGACTGTGACTGCGCGTGCTGCCGAGGGTTATGTCCTCGCGGACGATGCGGTGACGGAGTGGACCTTCGAGTACGTTGCTCCTCTTGTTGAGGTGACTCCTGTTGCTCCGGCCTTCGAGGATAACGTCATCACCATTCCTGAGGTTGAGGGTGTTGAGTACCTGATCGGCGGCGCTGTTGTCGAGGCCGGTACGGTGGCGATCACGGAGGACACGACTGTGACTGCGCGTGCTGCCGAGGGTTATGTCCTCGCGGACGATGCGGTGACGGAGTGGACCTTCGAGTACGTTGCTCCTCTTGTTGAGGTGACTCCTGTTGCTCCGGCCTTCGAGGATAACGTCATCACCATTCCTGAGGTTGAGGGTGTTGAGTACCTGATCGGCGGCGCTGTTGTCGAGGCCGGTACGGTGGCGATCACGGAGGACACGACTGTGACTGCGCGTGCTGCCGAGGGTTATGTCCTCGCGGACGATGCGGTGACGGAGTGGACCTTCGAGTACGTTGCTCCGCAGCCGGCTCCGGCTCCCCGCGGCAACGTCTTCTTCATCGCCAACGATTGGACCTCGCACTACGCCGAGCTCGTCTTCTCCTTCGGACGTCGCGGCGATGAGGTCTTTGCAGGCGACTGGGATGGCGATGGCAAGGACACCCTGGCCGTCCGCCGTGGCAACACCTTCTACGGCAACAACGAGCTCGTCGGTGGCAACGCCGAGGTCTCGTTCAACTACGGCCGCGTGGGCGATGAGGTCCTCGTCGGCGACTGGAACGGCGATGGCAAGGACACTTTCGGTGTCCGTCGTGGCAACACCTTCTACCTCAACAGCGAGCTCGTCGGCGGCAACGCCGAGATCCAGTTCGACTACGGTCGGGCCGGCGATCAGGTGTTCGCGGGCGACTGGGACAACGACGGCGTCGATACCCTCATGGTTCGCCGCGGTACGACGTTCTACGTCAACAACGAGCTCGTCGGCGGCCATGCGGAGATGTCGTTCGTCTACGGCCGCGCCGGTGACGATGTCTACGTGGGCGACTTCGACGGCGATGGATACGACACGATCGCGGTTCGCCGCGGCAATGTCTTCTACGTCAACAACGAGCTCGAGGGCGGCCACGCCGACCACGAGATCGCATACGGTCGCGCTGGCGACAAGGTCCTGATCGGTGACTGGGATGGCGATGGTATCGACACCCCGGCCGTCAACAGGATCGTCTGA
- a CDS encoding phage holin family protein codes for MTASEHENRGPAVPSDLGGSTLPPVEEKQNPRSIGELVAGISERFSRLIRDEIELAKVQAAAKAQKLGVGAGLLAAAGVLALYAFGILLLAAVWGIANALPLWLSALIVGFVLLLICAILALVGIKSIKKSNEYVVDPKSGLINDIEAAKKGLATDE; via the coding sequence GTGACAGCATCCGAACACGAGAACAGGGGACCCGCGGTCCCATCGGACCTCGGCGGGTCGACACTGCCCCCCGTTGAGGAGAAGCAGAATCCCCGCTCGATCGGCGAGCTTGTTGCCGGCATCAGCGAGCGCTTCTCCCGCCTGATTCGGGATGAGATCGAACTGGCGAAGGTGCAGGCTGCCGCGAAGGCTCAGAAGCTCGGAGTCGGTGCAGGCCTCCTGGCTGCGGCCGGCGTACTCGCTCTCTACGCCTTCGGCATTCTCCTCCTCGCCGCCGTCTGGGGCATCGCCAACGCACTGCCGCTGTGGCTCTCCGCCCTTATCGTCGGCTTCGTTCTTCTCCTGATCTGCGCAATCCTCGCTCTTGTCGGCATCAAGAGCATCAAGAAATCGAACGAGTATGTCGTCGACCCCAAGTCCGGGCTCATCAACGACATCGAAGCAGCGAAGAAGGGACTGGCCACCGATGAGTGA
- a CDS encoding DUF3618 domain-containing protein, translated as MSEAPKRSAADIEADLQRTRQELTDVVNELSTRLDPKANAAAAAEEAKAKANEFLAKAKAVPTDASEGDSTAIGILAAAAATAALAVFLIFKK; from the coding sequence ATGAGTGAAGCACCCAAGCGCAGCGCGGCCGACATCGAGGCCGACCTTCAGCGCACCCGCCAGGAGCTGACCGACGTCGTCAACGAGCTCTCGACGCGCCTTGACCCGAAGGCCAACGCCGCCGCCGCGGCTGAGGAGGCCAAGGCAAAGGCGAACGAGTTCCTCGCCAAGGCGAAGGCCGTCCCGACCGACGCGAGCGAAGGCGACTCGACCGCAATCGGGATCCTTGCCGCCGCTGCCGCAACAGCGGCTCTCGCCGTCTTTCTCATCTTCAAGAAGTAG
- a CDS encoding BldC family transcriptional regulator, which translates to MHTQTETDLLTPSQVAALFHVDPKTVTRWANAGKLSSIRTLGGHRRFRRDEVERLLESTVRR; encoded by the coding sequence ATGCACACACAGACCGAAACAGACCTGCTGACGCCGTCACAGGTTGCCGCGCTGTTCCACGTTGACCCGAAAACGGTCACGCGTTGGGCCAATGCAGGGAAGCTGTCATCGATTCGCACGCTCGGGGGGCACCGTCGCTTCCGGAGGGACGAGGTCGAGCGGCTTCTCGAATCAACAGTCAGGCGTTAG